From Mycolicibacterium nivoides, a single genomic window includes:
- a CDS encoding SDR family NAD(P)-dependent oxidoreductase — MDLGLSGKRALVTGSSTGLGQAIAETLAAEGASVVVHGRDASRAKAVAEHIRAGGGDAVSVTGDLTTDAGADAVAATAGDIDILVNNAGQYDGLGWSELTAERWAQIYQVNVVSGVRMIERLVPGMRRRGWGRVIQIGGGLAIQPVAMQPHYNATLAARHNLTVSLARELAGTGITSNTVAPGVILTEPVRDMAISAAAATEWFPNDIGRFGRPDEIAYAVAFLASTQAGYISGADLRVDGGTVRSVA, encoded by the coding sequence ATGGATCTGGGTCTGTCCGGCAAGCGCGCACTGGTCACCGGATCGAGCACCGGACTCGGTCAGGCCATCGCTGAAACGCTTGCCGCGGAGGGTGCTTCCGTCGTGGTCCACGGGCGCGACGCATCACGCGCGAAGGCCGTCGCCGAGCACATTCGTGCCGGCGGCGGCGACGCGGTATCCGTCACCGGCGACCTGACCACCGACGCAGGTGCCGACGCCGTAGCCGCGACCGCGGGCGACATCGACATCCTCGTCAACAATGCCGGGCAGTACGACGGGCTCGGTTGGTCAGAACTCACGGCCGAGCGATGGGCGCAGATCTATCAGGTCAATGTCGTATCCGGGGTGCGAATGATCGAGCGCCTCGTACCGGGGATGCGGCGGCGCGGCTGGGGCCGTGTCATTCAGATCGGCGGCGGGCTGGCGATCCAACCGGTCGCCATGCAGCCGCACTACAACGCAACCCTCGCCGCCCGACACAACCTCACCGTGTCGCTGGCCCGGGAGCTCGCCGGTACGGGCATCACATCCAACACCGTCGCGCCAGGGGTCATCCTGACCGAACCCGTGCGCGACATGGCCATCAGCGCCGCAGCAGCGACCGAGTGGTTTCCCAACGACATCGGCCGCTTCGGCAGGCCAGACGAAATCGCCTACGCGGTCGCATTTTTGGCCAGCACGCAGGCCGGCTACATCAGCGGTGCCGATCTGCGCGTCGACGGCGGAACCGTCCGCAGCGTCGCCTGA
- a CDS encoding TetR/AcrR family transcriptional regulator, translating to MAGERKGTPGSLTADDWVQAGYTLLASDGMRALKIERLCEQIGATRGSFYWHFTDMKGYRAALVASWNAFLEQDRRALAELEDLPPRERLSQMMRQLLSPRHWTLERAMREWARSDDIAAANVRAADHRVLVAVTKAYLDYGFSPEDAGLRGQATFATGIGALHLMDSADALTAADRYERFLDLMLAR from the coding sequence ATGGCAGGCGAACGCAAGGGCACGCCCGGCAGCTTGACCGCCGATGACTGGGTGCAGGCCGGGTACACCCTGCTGGCCTCCGACGGGATGCGGGCGCTGAAAATCGAGCGGCTCTGCGAACAGATCGGCGCCACCCGGGGCAGCTTCTACTGGCACTTCACCGACATGAAGGGCTACCGGGCCGCCCTGGTGGCGTCGTGGAATGCCTTCCTGGAACAGGACCGCCGCGCGCTGGCCGAACTCGAGGACCTGCCGCCACGCGAACGGCTGTCGCAGATGATGAGGCAGCTGCTGAGCCCGCGGCACTGGACGCTGGAGCGCGCGATGCGGGAGTGGGCCAGATCCGACGACATCGCCGCGGCCAACGTGCGGGCGGCCGATCACCGGGTGCTGGTCGCCGTCACCAAGGCCTACCTCGACTACGGGTTCAGCCCCGAGGACGCGGGCCTGCGCGGCCAGGCCACCTTCGCCACCGGTATCGGGGCCCTGCACCTCATGGACTCGGCCGACGCGCTCACCGCCGCCGACCGCTATGAGCGCTTTCTGGACCTCATGCTGGCTCGATGA
- a CDS encoding NAD(P)/FAD-dependent oxidoreductase: MNGVERIDGGPRSAVVVGAGIVGLSTAWFLQERGVEVTVVDRRGVAAGASWGNAGWISPTLTIPLNDPAVLRYGLRSLFDPAAPLHIPLNSGPRVLAFLTRFAMNCRLSTWTRAAKANVPFNEECLEAYDVLTANGVSVPTTDGPITALFETQRQAEHLMTELRRMAAVGQTVTVTGLSGETLRDHVPLASAAITAGISVEGQRFVDPGRFVQALGDAVMARGAELVIGEVTDVRAEGATVTVDLADGSLSADTAVIATGAWLSKLAKPWVRTPVQAGRGYSFTVPVHRPILGPIYLPDARVACTPYQGGLRVAGTMEFRSPDDPLQPRRVDAIIASAAPLLDGVDWDARTDVWVGGRPVTPDGRPLIGEVAQGIYMAGGHGMWGLAHGPVTGRLLAEYITTGKQPEVLREFDPRR, from the coding sequence ATGAATGGGGTCGAGCGCATTGACGGCGGACCGCGGTCAGCGGTGGTCGTGGGTGCAGGCATTGTCGGCCTGTCCACGGCATGGTTTCTCCAAGAGCGCGGGGTCGAGGTCACTGTCGTCGACCGCCGCGGAGTGGCCGCGGGTGCGTCCTGGGGCAACGCCGGCTGGATCTCGCCGACGCTGACGATCCCGCTCAACGACCCCGCGGTGCTGCGCTACGGGCTGCGGTCGCTGTTCGACCCGGCCGCTCCCCTGCACATCCCACTGAACTCGGGACCCCGCGTACTGGCGTTCCTGACCCGGTTCGCCATGAACTGCAGGCTCTCGACGTGGACCCGGGCTGCCAAGGCCAACGTCCCGTTCAACGAGGAATGCCTCGAGGCCTACGACGTCCTGACCGCCAACGGAGTGTCGGTACCCACCACCGACGGACCGATCACGGCGCTGTTCGAAACGCAGCGGCAGGCCGAACATCTGATGACCGAACTGCGCCGGATGGCCGCGGTCGGTCAGACCGTGACGGTGACCGGCCTGTCCGGTGAAACACTGCGCGACCATGTGCCGCTGGCGTCGGCGGCGATCACCGCGGGCATCAGCGTGGAGGGTCAACGATTCGTGGATCCGGGCCGGTTCGTCCAGGCGCTCGGTGATGCCGTCATGGCCAGAGGCGCGGAGCTGGTCATCGGTGAGGTCACCGACGTTCGGGCCGAGGGTGCCACCGTCACCGTGGATCTGGCGGACGGCTCGCTGAGCGCCGACACCGCGGTGATCGCCACCGGGGCGTGGCTGTCGAAGCTCGCCAAGCCGTGGGTCCGCACGCCGGTGCAGGCCGGACGCGGTTACTCGTTCACCGTGCCGGTGCACCGACCGATTCTCGGCCCCATCTACCTGCCCGATGCCCGCGTCGCCTGCACGCCGTACCAGGGCGGGCTGCGGGTGGCCGGGACCATGGAGTTCCGCTCCCCCGACGATCCGCTGCAACCCCGGCGAGTCGACGCGATCATCGCCTCGGCCGCCCCACTGCTCGACGGTGTCGACTGGGATGCCCGCACCGACGTGTGGGTGGGCGGCCGTCCGGTCACGCCGGACGGGCGCCCACTGATCGGTGAAGTGGCACAAGGCATCTACATGGCAGGCGGCCACGGCATGTGGGGCCTGGCCCACGGCCCCGTCACTGGGCGGCTGCTCGCCGAGTACATCACCACCGGAAAGCAACCCGAAGTCCTGAGGGAATTCGACCCGCGCCGCTGA
- a CDS encoding GreA/GreB family elongation factor, producing the protein MTVSQRIWLSPQAYDRLQTELSTLRDLISGEAASDSDENEVAIQRARQTRIQQIHDLLLNAVVGEDPPDDGVAEPGMVLTVRYDQTGEVETFLLGIRGAEYGDLEVYSVNSPLGEAIVGARPGEQRQYPVPSGEAVPVTLISAVPFGMHLPTAG; encoded by the coding sequence ATGACTGTCAGCCAACGCATTTGGTTGTCACCACAGGCGTACGACCGACTCCAGACCGAGTTGTCGACTCTGCGCGACCTGATCTCGGGCGAAGCCGCATCGGATTCCGACGAGAACGAGGTGGCGATCCAGCGGGCCCGCCAGACCCGCATCCAGCAGATCCACGACCTGCTGCTCAACGCCGTCGTCGGTGAAGATCCGCCCGACGACGGGGTGGCCGAGCCGGGCATGGTGCTGACCGTGCGCTACGACCAGACCGGCGAGGTCGAGACGTTCCTGCTGGGCATCCGCGGCGCCGAATACGGCGACCTGGAGGTCTATTCGGTGAACTCCCCGCTGGGCGAGGCCATCGTCGGCGCGCGTCCCGGCGAACAGCGGCAGTATCCGGTGCCCAGCGGAGAGGCCGTGCCCGTCACCTTGATCAGCGCGGTGCCGTTCGGGATGCACCTGCCAACCGCGGGATAG
- a CDS encoding DUF559 domain-containing protein produces MSEPFIGTEALAAGVVNRYQLSRYHRTVLPNIYVDKRTALSLRQRSAAAWLWSGRNAVIAGAAASALHGAKWVTDDVPIELISAKTKPPEKVITRQDLICDGEVARIGGLSVTSVERTAFDLGRRGLIGAAVARLDALARATGLKADDVLTLAAGHRHARGLRQLERALNLFDPGGQSPKETWLRLMLIDAGFPRPQTQIPVLGPDGYPRYFLDMGWEELMLAVEYEGVQHADQLGYDITRADYITRAGWTHVRVASGHRRPAIIARVEREWDRLWRPELGITPRRPPLAGPPLELGC; encoded by the coding sequence ATGAGTGAGCCCTTCATCGGCACCGAAGCCCTGGCGGCCGGCGTCGTCAACCGCTACCAGCTCAGCCGCTACCACCGCACGGTCTTGCCGAACATCTACGTGGACAAGCGAACTGCTTTGTCGCTGCGACAACGCAGTGCGGCGGCATGGTTGTGGTCGGGTCGCAACGCAGTGATCGCGGGTGCCGCCGCATCGGCGCTCCATGGCGCGAAGTGGGTGACCGACGACGTTCCGATCGAGTTGATCAGCGCCAAGACCAAGCCGCCCGAGAAGGTGATCACCCGACAGGACCTGATCTGCGACGGGGAGGTCGCGCGCATCGGCGGTCTGTCGGTCACGAGCGTCGAGCGCACTGCTTTTGACCTTGGGCGCCGCGGGTTGATCGGTGCGGCCGTCGCACGGCTCGACGCACTTGCTCGAGCCACCGGATTGAAGGCGGACGACGTGCTGACGCTGGCCGCAGGCCACCGGCATGCCCGTGGCCTGCGGCAACTCGAACGGGCGCTGAACCTGTTCGACCCCGGCGGCCAGTCCCCGAAAGAAACCTGGCTGCGGTTGATGCTCATCGACGCAGGTTTTCCGCGGCCGCAAACACAGATACCGGTGCTGGGGCCCGACGGCTACCCGAGGTACTTCCTCGACATGGGTTGGGAGGAACTGATGCTGGCGGTCGAATACGAGGGTGTGCAGCACGCCGATCAGCTCGGCTATGACATCACGCGTGCCGACTACATCACGCGAGCCGGCTGGACCCACGTGAGAGTGGCCTCGGGACACCGACGGCCCGCCATCATCGCCCGGGTGGAACGCGAATGGGATCGGCTTTGGCGACCAGAGCTCGGGATCACGCCGCGCCGGCCGCCGCTGGCCGGTCCCCCACTGGAACTCGGCTGTTGA
- a CDS encoding PucR family transcriptional regulator, giving the protein MVTLDRLINVLGGYGVRLRTPANGPCPAPRSTELRSVVMHEPGQVIGDVLLAVGATSVAEAVQWAAAARAVVVLVRGPDRPAGDDEPVADDRIAVMTVDPEVSWSELAAVVYGVVLEGRETESGRGPTDLFALADSLADAVGGSVTIEDRRSSVLAYSRLQQHADPARAETILSRRAPQQLRALFEARGVFRHLAESDEPMFVGGDDERGLTGRMVVAARAGRELLGSIWVTCAEPLPDARRAALADGARMVALHLLRSRASADLERQVESELVIRLLEGAADATTAASRLGLPQTPLRVIALRAQTADERHAALLLAFERATAGFGWSRPGRSALAGNTVYTVLPGAEAQAASGWVAGLRAALPEPVTVLAGISGPATAAELALARSEADECLALHEVRHGDAKNLDEQVPVYDEAWDEILLQRLRIAARAGRAPQRGPVAELRAHDQAHGTQYAGTLRAWLEAQGDLAGAGRALGVHENTVRYRLRKMVELTQLDLDDARKRVAMMIELAATEELS; this is encoded by the coding sequence GTGGTCACGCTGGACCGCCTGATCAACGTCCTGGGCGGCTACGGGGTGCGGCTGCGCACCCCGGCGAATGGACCCTGTCCGGCGCCACGCTCGACCGAGCTGCGCAGCGTCGTGATGCACGAACCCGGGCAGGTCATCGGTGACGTCCTGCTGGCAGTCGGGGCCACCTCGGTCGCCGAGGCTGTTCAGTGGGCGGCCGCCGCGCGTGCCGTGGTGGTGCTGGTCCGCGGCCCCGACAGGCCCGCCGGCGATGACGAGCCAGTGGCCGACGACCGTATCGCGGTGATGACCGTCGACCCCGAAGTCTCCTGGAGCGAGCTGGCGGCCGTGGTCTACGGCGTCGTGCTGGAGGGGCGGGAAACCGAATCCGGGCGTGGCCCAACCGATTTGTTCGCCCTGGCCGACAGTCTGGCCGACGCCGTGGGCGGCTCGGTCACGATCGAGGACCGGCGCAGTTCGGTGCTGGCCTACTCGCGGCTGCAGCAGCATGCGGACCCGGCCCGCGCCGAGACGATCTTGAGCCGCCGGGCACCGCAACAGCTGCGGGCCTTGTTCGAAGCCCGCGGGGTGTTCCGGCATCTGGCCGAATCCGACGAGCCGATGTTCGTCGGCGGTGACGACGAACGCGGCCTCACCGGGCGGATGGTGGTGGCCGCCCGGGCCGGGCGCGAACTGCTCGGGTCGATCTGGGTGACATGTGCCGAGCCATTGCCCGACGCGCGCCGGGCCGCGCTGGCCGACGGCGCCCGCATGGTCGCCCTGCACCTGCTGCGCTCACGCGCCAGCGCCGATCTGGAACGCCAGGTGGAGTCCGAGCTCGTCATCCGTCTGCTCGAGGGCGCTGCCGACGCCACCACGGCGGCCAGCCGGCTCGGGCTCCCGCAGACGCCGCTGCGGGTGATCGCGCTGCGGGCCCAGACCGCCGACGAGCGGCACGCCGCTCTGCTGTTGGCGTTCGAGCGGGCGACGGCAGGCTTCGGCTGGTCGCGACCCGGACGCAGCGCCCTGGCCGGCAACACCGTCTACACCGTGCTGCCCGGCGCCGAGGCCCAGGCCGCGAGCGGCTGGGTGGCGGGGTTGCGCGCCGCGCTGCCCGAGCCAGTGACCGTGCTGGCCGGGATCAGCGGCCCGGCCACCGCCGCCGAACTGGCGCTGGCTCGCAGTGAGGCCGACGAGTGCCTGGCCCTGCACGAGGTGCGCCACGGCGACGCCAAGAACCTGGACGAGCAGGTGCCCGTCTACGACGAGGCCTGGGACGAGATCCTGCTGCAACGCCTGCGCATCGCGGCCCGTGCCGGGCGTGCCCCGCAGCGCGGACCGGTCGCCGAACTACGCGCCCATGATCAGGCCCACGGCACGCAGTACGCGGGGACGCTACGGGCCTGGTTGGAGGCCCAGGGCGATCTGGCCGGGGCCGGGCGGGCGCTGGGCGTGCACGAGAACACCGTGCGCTACCGGCTGCGCAAGATGGTCGAGTTGACCCAGCTCGACCTGGACGATGCGCGCAAGCGGGTGGCGATGATGATCGAGCTCGCGGCGACAGAAGAGTTGTCGTAA
- a CDS encoding DNA polymerase III subunits gamma/tau, with translation MALYRKYRPATFAEVVGQEHVTEPLSTALTAGRINHAYLFSGPRGCGKTSSARILARSLNCEQGPTPTPCGVCDSCVALAPNGPGNLDVTELDAASHGGVDDTRELRDRAFFTPAQSRYRIFIIDEAHMVTTAGFNALLKIVEEPPEHLIFVFATTEPEKVLPTIRSRTHHYPFRLLAPRTMRPLLERICAEENVNVDDAVYPLVIRAGGGSPRDTLSVLDQLLAGSEQGATGNHITYQRALALLGATDMALIDEAVEALAAGDAAALFGAVEAVIDAGHDPRRFATDLLERFRDLIVLQAVPDAVTRGVVDAPADVLERMREQADKLGAATLARYAEVVHAGLGEMRGATAPRLLLEVVCARLLLPSAHDTESALLQRIERIETRLDLSIPAGEAAASAARPAAEPTKTFTRRSQAAPVEAPADAPAPTPPPAPEPIAAPEPVAAPEPVAAPEPVSAPPPPPPAPAPEPEPEPPLPPEPDFEPEPAPEPEPEAPPAPAAVTPGGEPNAAAVRSMWTTVREKVRERSRTTEVMLSGAIVRAVEDKTLVLSHESPPLAKRLTESRNADVIRDALKDALGVDWQIRCEVGTAEAAPPPPPKAAKPPPRVPARPGRVIPEPEPVPDPEPPSSPEEEEAEMLAEASQSEAGPRRDPEEVALELLQNELGARKIES, from the coding sequence GTGGCTCTCTACCGCAAATACCGGCCGGCAACCTTCGCGGAAGTCGTTGGCCAGGAACATGTCACCGAGCCGCTATCTACTGCACTGACCGCGGGCCGGATCAACCACGCCTACCTGTTCTCCGGGCCGCGCGGCTGCGGCAAGACGTCCTCGGCGCGCATCCTGGCCCGCTCGCTCAACTGCGAGCAGGGCCCCACGCCCACACCCTGCGGGGTCTGCGATTCGTGCGTCGCGCTGGCCCCCAACGGCCCGGGCAACCTCGACGTCACCGAACTCGACGCGGCCAGCCACGGTGGCGTCGACGACACCCGAGAACTGCGTGATCGCGCATTCTTCACCCCTGCACAATCCCGCTACCGCATCTTCATCATCGACGAAGCGCACATGGTCACCACGGCCGGTTTCAACGCGCTCCTCAAGATCGTCGAGGAGCCGCCGGAGCACCTGATCTTCGTGTTCGCCACCACCGAACCGGAGAAGGTGCTGCCGACCATCCGGTCGCGTACCCACCACTACCCGTTCCGGCTGCTGGCCCCGCGCACCATGCGCCCGTTACTCGAGCGCATCTGCGCCGAGGAGAACGTCAACGTCGACGACGCGGTGTACCCGCTGGTCATCCGCGCCGGCGGCGGCTCCCCGCGCGACACGCTCTCGGTGCTCGATCAGTTGCTGGCGGGCTCCGAGCAGGGCGCCACCGGCAACCACATCACCTATCAGCGGGCGCTGGCCCTACTCGGTGCCACGGACATGGCGCTCATCGACGAAGCGGTCGAGGCCCTGGCCGCCGGCGATGCGGCCGCATTGTTCGGTGCCGTGGAGGCGGTGATCGACGCCGGACACGATCCACGGCGCTTTGCCACCGATCTGCTGGAACGCTTCCGGGATCTGATCGTGCTGCAGGCCGTGCCCGACGCGGTCACCCGCGGTGTCGTGGACGCACCGGCCGACGTGCTGGAGCGGATGCGGGAGCAGGCCGACAAGCTGGGTGCGGCCACGCTGGCCCGTTATGCCGAGGTGGTGCACGCGGGCCTCGGGGAGATGCGTGGCGCGACCGCGCCGCGGCTGCTGCTGGAGGTGGTGTGTGCCCGGCTCCTGCTGCCCTCGGCGCATGACACCGAGTCGGCGCTGCTGCAGCGCATCGAACGCATCGAGACCCGGCTGGACCTGTCGATCCCTGCTGGTGAGGCCGCGGCATCGGCCGCCCGTCCCGCCGCCGAGCCCACCAAGACCTTCACCCGGCGCAGCCAGGCGGCGCCGGTCGAGGCCCCTGCCGACGCTCCCGCCCCGACGCCGCCGCCCGCTCCCGAACCGATCGCCGCCCCCGAACCGGTCGCGGCTCCGGAACCGGTTGCCGCCCCCGAACCGGTCTCGGCACCGCCACCACCGCCGCCAGCACCTGCTCCGGAACCCGAGCCCGAGCCGCCGCTCCCGCCGGAGCCCGACTTCGAGCCCGAGCCCGCCCCCGAACCGGAGCCAGAAGCCCCGCCGGCGCCGGCAGCGGTGACCCCCGGTGGCGAGCCCAACGCAGCCGCCGTGCGTTCGATGTGGACGACGGTGCGGGAGAAGGTGCGTGAACGCAGCCGCACCACCGAGGTCATGCTGTCGGGGGCGATCGTGCGGGCGGTCGAGGACAAAACCCTTGTGCTGTCGCATGAATCACCGCCGCTGGCGAAGCGGCTCACCGAGTCGCGCAATGCCGATGTGATCCGGGATGCGCTCAAGGATGCGCTCGGGGTGGACTGGCAGATCCGCTGCGAGGTCGGGACTGCGGAGGCAGCCCCGCCGCCTCCACCGAAGGCCGCCAAACCCCCGCCGCGGGTCCCGGCCCGGCCGGGCCGTGTCATTCCCGAACCCGAGCCGGTGCCGGATCCCGAACCGCCATCGTCCCCTGAGGAGGAGGAGGCAGAAATGCTCGCCGAGGCTTCGCAGAGCGAGGCCGGGCCGCGTCGCGACCCCGAAGAGGTCGCGCTGGAACTGCTTCAGAACGAACTGGGTGCGCGAAAGATCGAGAGCTGA
- a CDS encoding TetR/AcrR family transcriptional regulator, which yields MGSSRPRNAAATREAILQSAIRHFALSGYDGVGVREIARDAGVTAMLVNRYFGSKEQLFAEAVETSFAPPTIVAEEPDALARDAATALVERSDPDADPLEPFLIMLRSISNPAAVNIVRDAIARHVGQRLARQLPEAGRQLRTDAMLSVMSGVLLMRRVIRSPGLTDADTDQLTDLFERVFSAIIEPA from the coding sequence ATGGGTTCCTCCCGACCACGCAATGCCGCTGCCACCCGCGAGGCGATCCTGCAATCGGCGATCCGCCACTTTGCGCTGTCCGGGTACGACGGTGTCGGCGTTCGTGAGATCGCGCGAGACGCCGGGGTCACCGCGATGCTGGTGAACCGCTACTTCGGGTCCAAGGAGCAGCTGTTCGCCGAGGCGGTCGAGACCTCGTTCGCGCCTCCGACGATCGTCGCCGAGGAACCAGACGCCCTGGCCCGCGATGCCGCCACTGCACTGGTCGAACGCTCCGACCCGGACGCCGACCCGCTGGAGCCGTTCCTGATCATGCTCCGGTCCATCTCGAATCCGGCTGCGGTGAACATCGTCCGCGACGCGATCGCGCGCCACGTCGGTCAGCGGTTGGCCCGGCAGCTCCCGGAGGCCGGCCGGCAGCTCCGCACCGATGCCATGCTGTCGGTGATGAGCGGTGTCCTACTGATGCGCCGGGTGATCAGGAGCCCGGGCTTGACCGACGCGGACACCGATCAGCTGACCGACCTGTTCGAGCGCGTGTTCTCCGCGATCATCGAGCCAGCATGA
- a CDS encoding S1C family serine protease, translating into MSKVGSHPFKVILAAVLTAAAAVVVPSAPAGAAPGDPEAVATQVEPSVARIDTRVDYQQAYGIGTGIVLSPSGEVLTNYHVVQGANSISATVGGQRFPADLVGYDRQNDIAVLQLHGAAGLPPAPIGDSAALAPGQPVVALGNAGGSGAPLTREIGTVSAFNRTVNAEDELTGTSDEINGLFEFAAPVRAGDSGGPVVNDAGQVVGMTTAASVNFRMGPGGKGFAIPINDAMGIAGQIRARTPSPSVHIGPPTMLGVGVRTAQRQNGGVIVQDVISGGPAEAAGLIPGDLLTSIEGTRLDSARTLTLVLDQHYPGDVVGLTWLDQGGQQRTGKATLAAGP; encoded by the coding sequence ATGAGCAAAGTGGGCTCACATCCGTTCAAAGTGATTCTCGCGGCGGTACTGACCGCCGCGGCTGCCGTCGTCGTCCCGTCGGCACCTGCCGGCGCCGCACCTGGTGACCCGGAGGCGGTGGCAACCCAGGTCGAACCATCGGTGGCGCGCATCGACACCCGGGTGGATTACCAGCAGGCCTATGGCATCGGCACCGGCATCGTGCTCTCCCCGAGCGGTGAGGTGCTGACCAACTATCACGTCGTCCAAGGGGCCAACTCGATCAGTGCCACCGTCGGCGGCCAGAGATTCCCCGCCGACCTGGTCGGATACGACCGTCAAAACGACATCGCGGTGCTGCAACTGCACGGTGCAGCCGGCCTGCCGCCGGCACCGATCGGCGATTCGGCGGCGCTGGCACCGGGTCAGCCGGTGGTCGCGCTGGGCAATGCCGGAGGCAGCGGTGCACCGCTGACCCGCGAGATCGGCACCGTCAGCGCCTTCAACCGCACCGTAAACGCCGAAGACGAACTGACCGGCACCAGCGATGAGATCAACGGCCTGTTCGAGTTCGCCGCGCCGGTCCGTGCCGGCGATTCCGGGGGGCCGGTGGTCAACGATGCGGGCCAGGTCGTCGGGATGACGACAGCAGCGTCGGTGAACTTCCGGATGGGCCCCGGCGGCAAGGGATTCGCGATCCCGATCAACGACGCGATGGGCATCGCCGGCCAGATCCGCGCCCGCACCCCGTCACCCTCGGTGCACATCGGACCGCCGACCATGCTCGGCGTCGGAGTGCGCACCGCGCAGCGCCAGAACGGCGGCGTGATCGTCCAGGACGTCATTTCCGGCGGACCGGCAGAAGCGGCCGGCCTGATTCCGGGCGATCTGCTCACGAGCATCGAGGGCACCCGACTGGATTCGGCCCGCACCCTGACGCTGGTTCTGGATCAGCATTACCCCGGCGATGTCGTGGGCCTGACCTGGCTGGACCAGGGGGGCCAACAACGCACCGGCAAGGCCACGCTGGCTGCCGGGCCGTAA
- a CDS encoding aminotransferase class I/II-fold pyridoxal phosphate-dependent enzyme: protein MSFQSLGRDDLLAQHEVQQRNYAELQAKKLSLDLTRGKPAPEQLDLSNALLSLPGSEKDSFRDREGTDTRNYGGLHGLPELREIFGELLGIPVQNLIAGNNASLEMMHDVIVFSLLHGGVDSVRPWGQEPVVKFLCPAPGYDRHFAITESFGIEMIAVPMREDGPDVDLIEELVAADPAIKGMWCVPVYGNPTGVTYSWEVVRRLVQMRTAANDFRLMWDNAYAVHTLTDEFIRQVDVLGLAEAAGNPNRPLVFASTSKITFAGAGVSFLGGSLGNIAWYLQHAGKKTIGPDKINQLRHSRYFGDADGVRLQMQRHRQLIAPKFALVAEILEDRLGESKIASWTDPKGGYFVSLDVWPGTAKRTVSLAKDAGIAVTEAGASFPYRKDPEDKNIRIAPTFPSLSDVREAIDGLATCALLAATEHLLR from the coding sequence GTGTCGTTCCAGTCTCTCGGCCGCGACGATCTGCTCGCGCAGCACGAAGTCCAACAGCGCAACTACGCAGAGCTGCAGGCCAAGAAGCTGAGCCTGGACCTGACCCGGGGTAAGCCCGCTCCCGAGCAGTTGGATCTTTCCAACGCGCTGCTGTCGCTCCCCGGTTCCGAAAAAGACTCCTTCCGCGACCGCGAAGGCACCGACACCCGCAACTACGGCGGCCTGCACGGGCTGCCCGAACTGCGGGAGATCTTCGGCGAGCTGCTCGGCATCCCGGTGCAGAACCTGATCGCGGGCAACAACGCGAGCCTGGAGATGATGCACGACGTCATCGTGTTCTCGCTGCTGCACGGCGGTGTGGACTCGGTGCGGCCCTGGGGCCAAGAGCCTGTCGTAAAGTTCCTCTGCCCCGCGCCCGGCTATGACCGGCACTTCGCCATCACCGAGTCGTTCGGAATCGAGATGATCGCGGTGCCGATGCGCGAGGACGGGCCGGACGTCGACCTGATCGAGGAACTCGTCGCGGCCGATCCGGCGATCAAGGGCATGTGGTGCGTTCCGGTGTACGGCAACCCGACCGGCGTCACCTACTCCTGGGAAGTCGTCCGACGTCTCGTCCAGATGCGCACGGCGGCAAACGATTTCCGGTTGATGTGGGACAACGCCTACGCGGTCCACACCCTGACCGACGAGTTCATCCGCCAGGTCGACGTGCTGGGTCTGGCCGAGGCCGCAGGTAACCCGAACCGTCCGCTGGTGTTCGCCTCGACCTCCAAGATCACCTTCGCCGGGGCAGGGGTGAGCTTCCTGGGCGGCTCGCTGGGAAACATCGCCTGGTACCTGCAGCACGCGGGCAAGAAGACGATCGGGCCGGACAAGATCAACCAGCTGCGCCACAGTCGCTACTTCGGCGACGCCGACGGCGTGCGGCTGCAGATGCAGCGCCACCGGCAGCTGATCGCTCCCAAGTTCGCCTTGGTCGCCGAGATCCTCGAGGACCGGCTGGGGGAGTCGAAGATCGCGTCGTGGACCGATCCCAAGGGCGGCTACTTCGTCAGCCTCGACGTGTGGCCCGGCACCGCCAAACGCACCGTTTCCCTGGCCAAGGACGCCGGGATCGCGGTGACCGAGGCGGGTGCGTCGTTCCCGTACCGCAAGGACCCCGAGGACAAGAACATCCGCATCGCGCCGACGTTCCCGTCGCTGTCCGATGTGCGTGAGGCGATCGACGGCCTGGCCACCTGCGCCCTGCTCGCGGCGACCGAGCATCTTTTGCGTTGA